The Lactuca sativa cultivar Salinas chromosome 2, Lsat_Salinas_v11, whole genome shotgun sequence genome includes a window with the following:
- the LOC111881015 gene encoding uncharacterized protein LOC111881015 isoform X1: protein MLSNREWMYTKRLDSRRLFNPQWPHYVNLFLDFAYTNATNIQRIIREGVEVFEIRCPCVKCKNIYYHPRESVFNHLIARGFMNGYSLWYLHGEKYPTLEIGQCSNPETGQHIDNDFGDYRRYEEMVIESMHQPEASYYQQTPHNPNLDAQNFYKILKQASEPLWDGCTKTSTLAATIRLLDWKSQSNVSDTSFDKLLSIVKDILPSGEKLPNSFYETKKMLKPLKLPSERIHVCINHCMLFRGQFADLDQCVVCGENRYKDRGRKVPHLVLTYMPIGPRLQRLFYSRKTAKHLTWHADHSIDPEKMIHPSEGKAWNHFDTTYPDFANETRNIRLGLCTDGFSPNNSNTTPYSCWPVFITVYNLPPWLAFKHQYIQLPLIIPGKKSPGQNLDVFLQPLVEELKMLFTDGIETYDAHRMTNFQMKVVLLWTVSDFPAYAMLSGWSTHGNLACPYCMHQTESFRLVNGQKPCWFDCHRKHLPERHVFRNDTVNFLKGKKVKGHEVPVPYPTGEYIWEKIQHFPTVYNGTPYGPNYAKPHGFGITHNWVKKSIFWELPYWRHLLIRHNLDLMKWS, encoded by the coding sequence ATGTTGTCTAATAGAGAATGGATGTACACGAAGAGACTTGATAGTCGTCGTTTGTTTAATCCGCAATGGCCACATTATGTCAATTTGTTTTTGGATTTTGCTTACACGAACGCAACAAACATCCAACGTATTATTAGGGAAGGGGTGGAAGTTTTTGAAATTAGATGTCCGTGTGTGAAATGCAAAAATATTTACTACCACCCGAGAGAATCAGTTTTTAACCATCTTATTGCCCGAGGATTCATGAATGGTTATTCACTATGGTATTTACATGGCGAAAAATATCCAACACTAGAGATTGGTCAATGTTCAAACCCTGAAACGGGTCAACACattgataacgattttggtgaTTATCGTAGATACGAGGAGATGGTCATCGAAAGCATGCATCAACCCGAGGCTTCTTATTATCAACAAACACCACACAACCCAAATCTTGATGCccaaaatttttataaaattttgaaacaaGCGAGTGAACCTTTATGGGATGGGTGTACAAAAACTTCCACACTCGCCGCGACCATTAGATTATTGGACTGGAAATCACAATCTAATGTTTCAGACACGTCATTTGATAAACTACTTTCGATTGTTAAAGACATTCTACCATCTGGCGAGAAGCTTCCTAACAGCTTCTACGAGACCAAGAAAATGTTGAAGCCACTAAAATTGCCTTCAGAACGGATTCATGTGTGTATAAACCATTGCATGCTATTTAGGGGCCAATTTGCTGATCTGGATCAGTGTGTAGTATGTGGTGAAAATAGATACAAAGACAGAGGGAGGAAAGTTCCTCATTTGGTCTTGACTTACATGCCGATTGGACCGAGACTTCAAAGGCTCTTTTATTCAAGGAAGACAGCCAAACATTTAACTTGGCATGCAGATCATTCAATAGATCCAGAAAAGATGATACATCCCAGTGAAGGTAAAGCATGGAATCATTTTGACACAACATATCCTGATTTTGCAAATGAGACGCGCAACATTCGTCTCGGGTTGTGTACTGATGGGTTTAGTCCTAATAATTCAAATACAACTCCCTATTCATGTTGGCCGGTGTTTATCACTGTTTACAACCTACCCCCTTGGTTGGCTTTTAAACATCAGTACATACAACTTCCATTGATCATTCCTGGGAAGAAGAGTCCTGGACAAAATTTGGATGTTTTTTTACAACCTCTGGTGGAAGAGTTGAAGATGTTGTTCACAGATGGCATTGAAACTTATGATGCTCATCGAATGACCAATTTTCAAATGAAGGTTGTACTTCTATGGACAGTTAGTGACTTCCCTGCTTATGCAATGTTGTCCGGATGGAGCACTCATGGTAATTTAGCGTGCCCATATTGCATGCACCAAACAGAATCATTCCGGCTTGTCAACGGACAAAAACCGTGTTGGTTTGACTGTCATAGAAAACATCTACCCGAAAGACACGTATTTCGAAATGATACGGTTAATTTTTTAAAAGGCAAGAAAGTGAAAGGTCATGAAGTGCCTGTTCCGTACCCAACCGGAGAATATATTTGGGAGAAAATCCAACATTTTCCCACTGTATACAACGGTACACCCTATGGTCCAAATTATGCAAAACCACATGGTTTTGGTATTACACATAACTGGGTAAAGAAGAGCATCTTTTGGGAGCTTCCATATTGGCGTCACCTGTTGATCCGACACAACCTTGATTTGATGAAATGGTCATGA